The Malaclemys terrapin pileata isolate rMalTer1 chromosome 2, rMalTer1.hap1, whole genome shotgun sequence nucleotide sequence GGAACTGCTGTTCTGTTCATATTATATAACTGGACCTGtaggcacactttttttttaacaaaatgttgtTTAAATGCAGACTACTTGGATGCTTATTTTAGAATATATCCTTTAGATACAGTCTGTCCTCAAAGTGCAAAAGCTTATTTGGTGATCACCAAACTAACACACAAAGCTTAGAATGCTTTGAGGAGATATATGTAGCACTTAATAACCTCTGTTAGCTTCTCCTCTTGCATACTTAAAAGAGAAGTGAACTGAATTGGGCTCTAAAAGGCTTAAACAGATTCATCTTCATAGTTTGACATAACTACTGGCACTTATTACTTATCTGATTTCCTTTATATTGGACACCGTACAGACTAGTATATctcgttttttttgtttttttgtttttttgttttttactatttTAACTCTTGCTTGCTTTCTGGTTTGCTTTTCAACTTAAGTCTTGCTGGAGATCCTTGAACAAACATTGCATATCCAGCCTGCTAACATTTTTACCAGCCCATTCTCCAATGTCACATTTGTTTACTGTCAAAAgcattctgacaggtttcagagtagcagccgtgttagtctgtatctgcaaaaagaagaacaggagtacttgtggcaccttagagactaacaaatttattagagcataagctttcgtggactacagcccacttcttcggatgcattctgcGCTCTCATctgcctttgtttcagttttggagcaatacaaataaatttgGTGAGCCGaggaaatggaaaaacaaagctAGTTCGTATGAGGAATATTCCTTGTTGTGATCACTCTGTTACTCCTTGATACAATCAGGTTATTAATATTAACTGTTGGGAAACACTTCAGTGTTGTGCACCAGCTGTTGAAATTTGCATTGTCATTGACTCCACTAGAAAGGTGGTAGCATATTACTTGAAAATACCAAATATAACATTGAATGTACTAATAATTTGCTGTAAGATGCTGCTCAGTGACATTGCATCCATCTGATTTGCATATGGGTGATATAGCAAATACTGATATAGAGCAGGGAACACCTGCTCAATAATTGTAATTGGGAACTTAATGTGGTGTGGTGCCAGTTTGATCTATGAGTGGACTTCATCAAGCTAAAATGTATTCAAAGCCTTTTTCACTTATTTCAGCCCAGAAGATTGAAAAATAGCAAAAAGAATGGTACCGAAATATAACTAGCCTGGAAATGTTCATTGTCTAATCTGTCACTTAAATTTAAAGGGAGAGCTTGAAATCAAGtcaatttaataaatttaaaagaaaagaaaagttaaaagTAGCTTGTTGTTACAACTGCCACTGAGTGTCCCtgccatgttttgtttttttcttatgattaaaaatgttttcttttcatgggacacacacacacacacacacacacacacacacacacacacacacacacacacacacacacacacacacacacaccactgtctCCCCATAGACAAACTAAGTGTCAAATGCATAAAGTAAACAAGCTGAAAAAATAAATTTACTGTACCTACAATATTAATCTTGCGTTACCTACTAGTAATGCTTTCCAGACAGAAGTGATTTTTGTGAGGTCCGACCCTTAAAAATCATGCCACTTTCATTGCTGCTAGTTAGTCTTTACATTagaacaaatattttcattatgcAAAACTAAAGGAAACTTTCTGAAACTTTCTTGATCTGTTTGCCTTCTATAAATGACTTCTGAAAGGAAATCTGCTTACAGATACTGAAGGTAATCTTCTAGTTAACAACACTTCTCATATTTAGTGGGATACTGTCAATATGGGTAGGCCTAATATTTGACTATCTTTATTTTTCCATATCTATAGGTCTGTAATTTTTACTCCCTGAAAACATTTTGATCCATTCAAAATTGGTATTCTAGCAACAAAATAAATGTGAGCACATTATGGAGAAAAGAGCAGACATCACTTTCAAATTTAGCTTATGTAATTATAAGCAATGAAGGAAATGGGCTTAATCTATGAAAGATTACTTTCACACACAAGAAtgattcctctccccctcccccccggcttgGTGATTTATATATGAGGGTGGGTTTAAGAAAGGAATATTTGGGTACTTTTATTGAAAAACAATCCCTTGCTGATTACACGTTGCTAGCAGCCAGTGATTGTTTTTCAATAAAAGTACCCAAATATTCCTCTTAAACCCGCCCTCGTATATAAATTGGCAAGCTAGAAAAATATATTCATAGCTTTCTGGGCAGAAGTGCTCATTGCTAAATACTATGTACGCTTCACAGATTGCCTCTGTTCCAGTCTATTCTTAAATTAAATACTACAAATAGATCAAATTTAATTACTTGGTGGACActgtcctcttctggacacacacacaaaagcatcaACAAAGGAAATGTTTACACTTAGTAGTCTTCAGGACGACCAGTTCACTTCATTTCAGATTACTGAAGTTTAGAATAGCAGATCTATTAAAATATAAGGATATGTGATTCCTTTCATGTTTGATCCAAAAGGAGCTTTCTATTCTTTAACACCAATTTCCTCTTTCACTGAACTCCCATACTTCAAAAGGTGAATAAATGTTTTTGGATAGTTGTAGCAAATTAAATTTTGTACTAATTTGTTTTCCACAGATTCCTTTATACCAGGGATCAGcagcctttggcacgtggcccgccagggtaagccccctggcaggctgggccggtttatttacctgccgcgtccacaggttcggccgatcgcggctcccactggccgcggttcgccgctccaggtcaatgggggccacaggaagcggcacaggccaagggatgtgctggccgcggctttctgcagcccccattggcctggagcggcgaaccacagccagtgggaattGCGAGCCTCCAAACCTgaggatgcggcaggtaaacaaactggcctggcccgccagggggcttaccctggcgggccgcgtgccaaaggttgccgatccctgctatataCTGTAGGAGCCAATATATTTGTAGAAGACTGGgcatttctttgcttttaagCCAGACTTTGTTCAGTATGTTTTCATGCATGTATAGCTACTGGTTTTGAGAACAGTAtttcacattttgaaaatttaaagtATCAGCCCTTGTATGGCTTTTCTGTTATGGAAGTACCAATGAAAGATGCATGCAAAAGAGAGGTAAGTGACCCAACAAATGAAGTTTCATAGAAATTAACGCTTTTGCCATTGCGAAGGAAGATGATTCACTTAAACCTcaaccaaagaagaaaaaaattgctgCACTAAAAATTTCTGAAAACCCTTAATTCCTTGATTTGGGGGAAAGAGAACCTTTTTGTTCAGGAGCATGGCACGTGCTTAAATATTTGGCCAAAGTTAATAACATAAATTTGAGACTTGAGAGACTGTAGAGTGAAATGTTGTGGTGGTGTTAGCACTATGTGGTTTGAGAGTGCCTTGGATAAGATTTCTGATTTGTTATCTTCCTGATATGGGTAATTGTTTCATGGTACCAGGTTTCTGATTCAGATTATCTGGACTAAAGCCCCTTTTACACAGGACATAGGATATAAAACTGTGCTTAACGTTCAGTGTTGTAGTTTAGCTGTCCATTGTGGATGTGGTCTTAGCAGCTTAAAGAACTAAGCTTTCGCCCCTGTCAAGATCTAGGTTAAGGCCACATGACCCACCAGGCACCAAACCATGCTAGAGCCATTTGGTCTAAAACTATGGATAAATCTTGCTTAAGCATGTATGTTAGCCCTGTCTACCTAAGAGAAGTTGTACGTTCATCTGTTCTATTACTTTTCTGTTGTCTTTCTGTGACTGTTTTCCAGTCCAGGTAATAAACATAATTTATTGGCtaaatataactttttaaatagccttttTGCTAATAACACTACAAAACTGAAACCTGTTCACATGTAAATGGATTATCTTCAGCATCTTTCATGAATATACATTTTCAAAGTAGAGGCAGATTTTACCAGCATGGTGACAGCATCATATTTAAACACTGTTCTGGAAACTGATGTACAGAATTTTCCACTCCTTTAACACCATCATTTGATAGATTTGTTTGAACTATTGCTTTCTTTAGAGAGAAACAATTTTCTTTGACTAAAACTACTAATATTTGGGGTATTTACATCATGTTGCATATGTCCTCTAGGGAGTGGTtttcaaactagggctgccgcttgttcagggaaagcgggagccgcgatcagccaaacctgtggacacggcaggtaaacaaactggctcggcctgccaggggctttccctgaacaagcggcgtccctagtttgagaaccactgctcaggGGGGACTAATTGAAAGTCACCTAACAATTTTTTCATGAAAGCTCCCAAAAGTTACCTATTGTAACATAAAGAACACTTTTAACTTGTGTAGGCCTGTCTTATTAATAAGTCAGTTCTGAGCGCCTTAAAACTAGAACAGTTTTAATACATTCTGCAGCCTTGTTAACAACTGAGATTATTTTGATAAgagattaataaaataaatgtggtttgcttttttccccccctagaACAAGCTTGCCATCTCCAATGTTTTCCAGGAATGACTTCAGTATTTGGAGTATCTTAAGAAAATGTATTGGAATGGTAAGTAAAATATATAAGTTGTGATAAGTTATGGTTGTGGCTATCTCTAAAGAGGACCAAAATGTGAACTGagaagtctgtttgtttgtttgtttttaacttgttGATTATACTGTGCTCACAACCAAAAAGACCAAGGGTGACTCCAAGAGCCAATTTATTCAATAGAGCAAAGGCATTTTCTCTTAATAGTCCTCCAAGGATCCTGTAGCATCCAGAGCTCTCCCCAGTCTCATTTTATACTTGTAGTAGAAAACTTTCCAGATTCACCACAGTACTTCAGATGGGTTAGTGACTAGGTCTGTTTAATCAAATCTGGGAAGCTCAGTGACAGGTCAGCCTCAATCATTCTAGTAGAtcaaggtataacacaatccagtggtTGGAAATTGAAGTTTGATAAATTTAGACTAGAAcgaagggcttgtcttcactaccggggagatcaacactgctgcaatcaatgcagtgggtgtcaatttagcgggtctaatgaagacccactaaatcgatggcagagtgctctctggtcgactccagctcccagagaagagtaaggtaagtcgacgggagagtgtctcccatcaacgtagcacagtgaagacaccggggtaagttgacctaagctacatagactccagctatgttattcacttACCTGGAGTAGCGTAACTGAGGTCAACttacccccatagtgaagacaagcccaaagtcacaaatatttaatatacatTCAGAAAAGTTCTTTGGCCTCTGTtatacaagaagtcagactagatgatcgcagtggtcccttctggccttatctaTGAATCTTAAGTCTGCTCCCAGTTAATGGTTAATTGGGAAGGCTTCTTTTCTTTCCATTATGTAACCCCACAATGTAGGCAGGTTCATCTTGGCCACAATGATTAGGTTTCACTCTCTAAAGTGCAATGTGCCAAACTGAAAGTTACACTGTTGCCTTACTAAGCGAATCTGCATAGCCACACGGTGAAAGCACTTTCTGGGAGTAAGTTTCCTGTGTATCGGTATTACATTAACTTCAAAAACTTGTTCCCCTCTCACTGCAATCAGAAAACAGACACAATATGCAAGAAACCTACTGAAAGTCCATACAGGAGATAAGATTGCTCAGGAAAGTTATTTTGAACTCCAGAGCACATGGACTTTCACGGAAGCTTTTCAACTTAAGAAGCATTATGATTCTTATCAGATAAGAGTGTAACCTGAAAGCTACAAAAAGGGCTGTTGGCAGCAGGTCTAGCTtgctctgcaatgagctcctctGCTGTGCACAGAAAGACACCTGAAAAGGCCTCAGTGTAATCTGGAAGAAGGAACCAGTTAAAATGAAGCCAGTGCTTTCTTAGGCTTCAGCTCTGCTCTGTCAAATTGCTGACAAAGATCCTTGAGATATGTTTGTCCTGGTCATGGATAGGCAGATTTCTCCCTATTCTGTGTTTCCCAAAGAGTAGGAACGCCATATTGGAAATAGGTGTAGTGTTGGGCAATTTCACAAGTGGTGCATGAGGCTGAGAGGAAATTGAAGGGCAGGAAAAACTGCATTTGGGGAATAAATGACCATGTACTAAAATGTTACAATACTAAAGGTTTATATTTAAATCTGTCAAAGTATAGGTCATCTGACTTTTTTACTCTATTCTTTCCATTTTTATTAGACTTAAATACTCTTTGCCAGTTTCTTATCTCCATACTTTTACTTGTGCAACATGGTATTCTAGATAAGACTTAGTAGTAAACAAACTTTGAGAGAGCGGGGTTTTAACTTGGATGTTAAGTTTACTGTTGTAGCAACTGAGCAAAATTTTATTGTATGTTTATAAATtaatgatttaatttaaaaaatttaaaagctTGACTAGTTTAGAAATCAATTGTTAGAACTTGGAAGATATTCCTTATTCATTTGGGCCCAAATTTAAACTAATTTTTTAGGTTTTATTCACTTTCATGCTGGCTGCctcaaaacatgtttttgttttttgttttattttttccccctctcttttttGGGAGTTGAAGGTTAGTCATTttgtaggccttgtctacactgccactttacagcgctgcaactttctcgctcagaggtgtgaaaaaacacacccctgagcgctgcaagtttcagcgctgtaaagtgactgtgtagacagtgccccagtgctgggaaagctctctcccagtgctggtgccacCACTACGCAGAGCACTTTAGCGTTGCTAGTGAAAACATACCCTTAGGTTGCTATTGGAACTGTCTTGATTTataaacaaaaaaccttcagatGTTAATTTACATAGGTTAATCTGTTGACAGCTAACATAAAGATTATCTAGCACAACCATTATACTGATCCATTAGTGAAAGTAAACACCTTTCTTCTTGCTGAAGCTTGACTGCATGCTCTCAGAACTGTCCTAAGAATGAGTCTTAGATTGTTCTACAGTGCTGTTGCATTAAAGCAAAGTTAAATAAATCCCTTAATTTTTTAACCCCATAGTTGAGTTTTATCTAATCATACCAGTCTGCCCAATGGATGTAACCaattatgtaaaataaattgTCTGAACTGGAGATTAAATATTCCAGATTCATTAGGTTGGTCAGATTTTATAGATTTCTTTCAAGACTTTACATAACTTATTCATAATACACGCCATACTTATTAGCCTTTTTTGACCTGGATTCTTGTGACAATATTTGATAGATCAAGTACGGTTCATTTCAGAAGCTTACTCCTATCGCTTCTCGTGCCCGCCTGCCCTCCCTCTCACCCCAAGGTTGCCTGTTTGACTAATCAGATGGCCAGTACCTGTTCTAAAAATAGTGTTTCTGAATCTTGGTGTACAAGGCTTTCAAAAGAGAAGTCCTGAGAATCTCCTCTCTTCTATGCCCACCATCTTCCTCTTCCCCATTAGGGATTTAGATACACTTCTCTTTTTAGCCATCTTTTCACCAATGCAAGGGAGAGGCTTGGCTTGAGAGATGTGGGTCTTTCTTTCGAATTTGCTGGCCAGGTCAAGGGATGTTGCACTGCCACTAGGCTAACCTCACTTATTTCTCTAAGTTCAATAGTTCATTGTGTTTAATCTCTTCAGTTTTAATACAACTTTATATCCTGTGTCAGGAGCTGTCCAAGATCACTATGCCGGTTATTTTCAACGAGCCACTGAGCTTCCTACAGCGACTTACAGAATATATGGAACATACATACCTCATCCACCAGGCCAGTTCACTTTCTGGCACAGTTGAGAGGATGCAGGTACTTTACTCTGTAGTCGTGTCTTAAAATGCTTGTGGAGGTCTGTTTGAACAGGTTGGACTGTGGTACAACTTTCTTTCAGctaaggacataagaatggccatattgggtcagatcaatgatCTATCTAGCCCatatcctgtctctaacagtggccagtgccgcatgcttcagaaggaatgaacagaatggcaattctgagtgatccatcccctgtcatccagtcccagcttctgcagtcagaggtttaaggacacccagagcacggggtttcatccctgaccatcttggctatttCTCTTTTTAACCCTGTTGTactttttgccttcacaacatccaccgGCAATGAGTTCTGAAGGCTGAGTATGCATTGCGTGAAGAAGTTACTGAAAATTGTGATGAATCTGCTGCCTGTTAAACAGTCTGTTGGAGAGGAGAGATGCTGTAATCTGCTACACATGGAACTGCTTTACTAGTTCTGTTAGCTAGTTCTGTTCAGTTAACTCAATGtgtattcaatttttaaaagctttaataTATCTTAGCTTTTTGCAAAACTTGCCAGGCCCACCTGGGAGGCAATTTTTATGCCAAAGACAGAACTAAAGTAAAGTAACAGAGAAAGATGAAGTGCAGTAGAagaattttatatttaaagtagAAGTATCAAAGGGAAATCCAACAAGGTGAATGATGTATGTTAATATTCTGTTGAACAGTGTGTAGCTGCATTTGCTGTGTCTGCTGTTGCCTCACAGTGGGAACGTACCGGAAAACCATTCAACCCACTTCTTGGAGAGACGTACGAATTAGTCAGGTAACAAATAGAAACTGCATTTAAGGCCAAAGTGTATTTTATGGAATTTGCGGGTTTATATAAACACATTGTATGGCTTGTGAATTGCTTTGTGTGTTTGAAAATTGGCTGCATTTTAGGAGCAACTGTTACAAGTGCTCACACTGCAAGTTGTTAGCATTTCTGTTGTTACTTCCCCTTTATGGGAGTCTAACTTGCCTGTAAAAATTGCTCTGGGTTGAAAAGTTGTGAAAGTGTCTTTTACTTGAAAGCAGCCTTAATATAATCTAAGTGATCAGAAAAATATCAGTTTTTTTTAGTGTATAAACCTAGGTTTCAGATCTATACTAAACAAAGACTTACCATGTAAACACACATTGCCTAAAAAGCAATTACTGTTGTGCAAATGTCCTTTAAACTATTACACAAACTTAGATAATATATACAAACAGATCTTTTTCGTTAAGAACTAAAAAATAAACTAAGCCCCTTCTGTTTTGGGCCACTCTTGCCTACTTGTTACGTTGGGGTCTCATCAGTCAGATACACATATGTGGATGCTGCAATGTGTAGTCAaaaatttgtcattttaaaatagttaagtCTGTTAGTATTTCTGTTGAACTtatctggtgtgtgtgtgagagagagagaccatgtcATAGCTACAATGGTACAAGTGGTGCAGTCACACCAGAGCCCTGGAAATTATGAGGGCCCAACCACTATcagatgctgctgctggtggcagtgttGAGGTAGGTGACACTGCCCAAGGTGCTGTTCTGCTGCCCACCCCGCACTGCGGAGTGACTGGCTGCTGATACCCTTGTCCCAAACTTGTTCAGGAGCCTGATTGCACTTGCCTGGAGGCTGAGTCATGTGGGGTGTATGCACTGTGCTGCAAGGGTGCACAGCTACCCACACTGAGCTGCCCCTACAGGCACTAATGCAGGGCCGGGACATAGAGTGCAGGGTGCAGGTGAGGAGGAGCCCAAGGGAATGGGTGAGGGAGAGGCTGGTGATGGGAACAGGAAGCcaggaggagtggggtggggttcaCGGTTTAAGGTGAGGGAGCAGTCAGAGTGGCAGTAGGGACTCTCAGCGGTGTGGGAGCAGAACATCCAGTGGTAGGGAAGAGGaaacaggcagcagcagggcacaggAATGTGGTGGGGTGAACCTAGGCAATGCAGCACAAAATAGGGCTGGTACTGTGGCTGTGGGGGGCAATGGAGACAAAGCTGCCAGCACTGgaagaattgggggtgggggtctgagcTGCAGTGTTAGAGGTGCGAGAACCCTTTTCCTGTGACTTGCATCCCAGCAGAACCCTTCTTGTGTGTATTGAATCCCTACCCCCTGGGGAAGCACCAGGTACCAGCACCTAGTACAGTGCAAGGAACAGAAAGTGCCTAaagcaggagtaggcaacctatggcatgtgtacCAAAcgtggcatgtgagctgattttcagtggcactctcactacTGGGGTTCtagccactggtctgggggccgctgcattttaatttaattttaaatgaagcttcttaaacattttaaaaaccttatttactttacatacaacaatagtttagttatatatcagACTTCTAGAAAGAAACCTtcgaaaaacattaaaatgtattactggcacgtgaaaccttaaattagagtgaataaatgaagactcggcacaccacttctgaaaggttgccaacccctggtctaaaggCTCCTTGACCTGCTGCTCTAATGGTCGTGGGAGGATAATATGCTGGAGATGCtaatatatttttccatttaaaaccaCCTCTCTTGATTCTTCAGAAGCTTTCTCCCTCTAATTCAGATCCTTAAAATTTCCAGACCATGTAGTCAGGGTGGGAATAAACATTCCCCATTGCCAACATTTTTCCTTGACTTTTGGACTTTCTGGGATTAGGGGTCATAGTAGAAACATCTTTTATTCCTGTAACTTTATCTAGTTTGCATAACTAGTTTAGGAATTCAATTTGAagttcctttctccctctcttcctgaAACTTAATTTAAAACTAAGCAGAAGCTGTGGGATGGGAGGGCAGGATTGGAGCTATGAGAGAGTTAGCAAGGAGTTGGAGAGCTGAATTGGGGCTGTGTGAGAGCAGGACGGGGTGGATTTCAGAATCAGGAAGAGACCCCTAACTTATTCTTGTACCAGGGCCCTCTGGAGTCTTGCAGCACCACAGAGAGAGATCTATATTGCAGTGAGTGTTTTTAAACTAATTGCTGGCTTAAATACTAGATCCATACATAATTGCTATAACTTTACGCATTCTGAaacataaaattaaaggaaattcttACAACTGGTACTGTAGTGAATCAGTGAAACTCACAAAATTTGCATTTCAGAGAACTGCGGAGAACAGTGATcctgaaaacttttattttttttatttttagagatgATCTTGGGTTTAGACTCCTTTCAGAACAAGTTAGTCATcacccaccaatcagtgctttcTATGCTGAAGGCTTGAATAACGATTTTGTGTTTCATGGCTCAATCTATCCTAAACTCAAGTTCTGGGGCAAGAGTGTGGAAGCAGAACCTAAAGGGACTATAACTCTGGAACTCCTTGAGTAAGTTGGTCAGATTGCTGTATTAAACTTTCGTTTTGAGGCTGTGCAGAATAAAGGCTTATATAATGGTCTCCAGTGCTGCCAGATGACTTTTAATATAGCCACTATTTCATATAGATGAAGcagacagtcttttttttttttttttatacagtttGCATATTTCCTGCTTTTATGGCTCCTTACAATAATTTATAACACACTCTACTGCCTGTTAACCCttattgcccacttcatttttagTGGTCTCATATAGCATGTGTGACCACTTATGCTTAACAATGTGTCCTGCCTTATATTTACCTTGGACACTCCAGTtgccttctccagacctgaggaaaTGCTCTGTAAAGCTGAAACGCTTGTCCCTTCCATtggaaattggtccaataagcTATTACCTCATTTATCTTGTCGCTCTCATTCTGCAACCAAAATGGCTTGAACACCATTGCAAACAGAATTGTACAGTTCACTGGCACCCCTGAGTTGTATAGGCTTCAGATAATTAAGGCcttaatcctgcaaatacttacgtGTGCTTAACTTGACTACTGGAAGTAGTCCCAGTGATTTAATGCCAGTAGTAGATGCACTGAAGCTGCCATGCTAAGCAGTTAACAAAATCAGGCAGTGTCTTCTATTTTTGCCACACCATGCATGGCTGGTGCATCTTGTTTCCTTGATTTGCTGCCAGTAACAAATAAAGTTCCAGAGCCAGATACTTGCTGTAGAGTCATTCAGGTATATTGTTAAAAGGTGTGATTATGCCAGCAGTTGTTgtccttctttttttttccagacacgATGAAGCCTACACATGGACAAATCCTACTTGCTGTGTGCATAATATTATTGTGGGTAAACTTTGGATTGAGCAGTATGGAAATGTAGAAATAACTAATCACAAGTAAGCTGGAATATGACTTGTTAATCTactatgttttaaaacaaattattgcAAAGTAATTTGAGCTAAATATTTCTTCCTTAGAACTGGTGAGAAGTGTGTATTAAACTTCAAACCATGTGGGCTTTTTGGAAAGGAGTTACACAAAGTTGAAGGCTACATTCAAGACAAAAGGTAAAAGTCCTGTCTGAGTTAGATCCACTGTTCAATAAAATACTACTTAAATATTTAATACAGATATATGTGGGAACTATTGGAATTAAATACGGTTATAATATACTTTGCCAAGGAcctttatgtatgtatgtgtgaggGTAACTTGTTAGTAACTGTAATGTATAGTAAGATGGGGATTCGGTGTTAAATCTGTTCTTAGAATCCTTTTTATAATAAAATCTGAAAACACTAAAACTAACTTCATAACTTGTTTAAGCTCTTCCTAAAATTAGTCCTTTTTCTGACAGCAAAAAGAAAGTTTGTGCACTCTATGGGAAATGGACTGAGTGCTTGTACAGTGTTGACCCAGCTACATTCGAAGCTTACAAAAAAAATGACAAGAAGAatacagaagagaagaaaaacagtAAACAGGTATTAGACATGTGAAGAGGTGGTGTGCTAAAGGCACAATAGAACACTTAGCAGTCTAAGGTGCCTTTAGGCTTGTTACTGTTTTATACTTTTTCCTTAGACTTTTTCTTAGTAGGAACTTAGTAAGATTCAAAAAGGGTTTAGACATGTATTATATGGATTAATTATAATCTGGCTATtatccatacagttttggaaggGTTAAAATCTTTGTGCTTTAAGGTTTAAGCCAATATCTAATGATTAAGAATTAGCATGAAACTTTAGTGAGAACGGATttccccacatctgcctactattaggttctttcaccttcctctggagTCACCAGGTGGGATAGTGGACTAGAGGGACCATGGATCTGATCTAGTATATAAACTCCAACCTGATGCTTTCCAGACCTGTAAGCAGGATAGATAAGGGTCTGTTTAGAAGGATTTCATAACTTGGA carries:
- the OSBPL1A gene encoding oxysterol-binding protein-related protein 1 isoform X4; this translates as MFPVVTLAQDSESEKSLSGFETVTTYSLEDSVESNNTITSSMSEEKVCGGGGKVCGGGESLSNGIKKHRTSLPSPMFSRNDFSIWSILRKCIGMELSKITMPVIFNEPLSFLQRLTEYMEHTYLIHQASSLSGTVERMQCVAAFAVSAVASQWERTGKPFNPLLGETYELVRDDLGFRLLSEQVSHHPPISAFYAEGLNNDFVFHGSIYPKLKFWGKSVEAEPKGTITLELLEHDEAYTWTNPTCCVHNIIVGKLWIEQYGNVEITNHKTGEKCVLNFKPCGLFGKELHKVEGYIQDKSKKKVCALYGKWTECLYSVDPATFEAYKKNDKKNTEEKKNSKQVGNSEEPDEMPLPDSESVHVIPGSILLWRIAPRPPNSVQMYNFTSFAMALNELDKEMESVVPKTDCRLRPDIRAMENGEIDIASEEKKRLEEKQRAVRKNRSKSEEDWKTRWFHQGPNPYTGAQDWLYSGNYWDRNYFNLPDIY